The DNA window CAGGCGTCCTGGCGTTGGTCTTGACGTATTCGAGCGCGAAGCCGGCGTCGCGCGGGGCCTGCTGCAGGCGCCGGCTGAAATAGCTCATGATATCCGGATTGACGAAGTTGTAGTGCGCCAGCATTCCCGAAATGCGTTCCTCATGCAGGTTCGGCGCGAACAATTCGGTGAGCGAGGAGGCGATGGCCTCGAGCGGCGTCTTGTCGCGCACGAAATGCACATAGGCTTCTACCGCAAAGCGAGTCGCGGGCAGGATGCCTTCGGTGGATTCGACGTAAGCGCTGTCGAGCCCAAGCCCTTCGGTGAGTTTCAGCCAGCGCTCGATGCCGCCTTCGCTGCCGACATCGCCGTCATGGTCTTCGATCCGGTGCCGCCATTCGAGCCGGATGCCACGGTCGCGGAAGCGCGAGATCACGACAGCATCCTTTAGTGGGATCGTGCTCTGGTAATAATATCGGTTCAGCGCCCAGGCTTGTACCTGGCCCTTGTTCAGCTTGCCGCCGTGCAGCAGCCGATGGAACGGATGCAGATTGTGGTAGCGCGTGGCGCCGATGTGGCGGAGCGCGGCCTCCAGTTCCTCGGCGCTGTTGAGCGGCACGCTTTTGCCGATGGAATAGGCGGTCATTGCGGCCGAAGGTTTGGTGTTCGGAATCTCGGCATTCTTGGCGTTCGAAGTCATGGTGTTCGAAGTTATGGCGCTCAAAGCGTAATCTCCGTTCCATCAGCGGGAATTTGCCACCCGGCGCGCTCGGCGGTCTTCCGCTCGGCGGAGTCGCTCAGCAGCACCGGGTTGGAGTTGTTGATATGCAGAAACATCTTGCTGTCGATATCGAGGCCGGCCAGGCTCTCGATCGCGCCTGCATGGCCTGACATGGCGATATGGCCCATGCCTTGCCCTGTCTTGTTGCCGAGGCCGGCGACGATCAATTCGTCATCGCGCCACACCGTACCGTCGAAGAAGATCGCCGAAGCGCCGGCAAGACGCGACTTGAGATCATCGGTGACGCGGGCGCAGGCGGCAAGGAAATAGAGATGTTTCCCGGTCGACTTGTCGCTGATCCGAAGCCCGAGCGTATCGCCTTCGCCGTCGTTTCCCTCGGGATGAGCCGTGCCTTCGAGATACCACGCGCTCTTGCCGGGAACGGCAAACGGCAGCACCTCGATGCCGGACGGTGAACCGTCGGGCAAGCCTGGCTCGAATGCCTCATTCACCTGGATTGGCTGACGCCGCACATTCTTCTCGTTCAGGACGTTGAAGACACTGTTGCTCTTCAGGATCGAAAGCACGCGCGCGTGGGCATAGATCGTAAACGGCCATCCTTCGCGCATCGATAAGAGGCCGGCGACCGCATCGATCTCGCCATTGGTCAGGATGACGCCTGATATCGGACTATGGCGAAGCTTTCCGTGCGCGGGATGAAGCTGAGGTGTTGCGGTCACCTGCTGACGCAGATCGGGCGATGCGTTGATCAGAAACCAGTGATTGCCATCGGCGCTGATCGCGACCGAAGCCTGGGTACGTTGAAGTTCGGGTTGCTCGGTTCGCGCCATTCGGCAAACCGGACATCCGCAATTCCATTGCGGAACACCGCCGCCAGCCCCGGCGCCCAGGACGACGACGCGAAGCATGATCCGTCTCCTGGAGTCCTAACGTTTGGAAGAGTCCTGACGTTTCGAAGGTGGACACCAACACGCACACGATCCTGACCCGGAACATGTCTCGGCTGGAGGTCCACCTGCGTAAACGTGAAGCTATCGCTGCCGCTTACTTGCGGGCGGCGCACGCATACATGTTGATTTCCATGCCAACCGGCACTTCGACAATCTTCGGTGCTTTCCAGGCCATTTGGGCTCTCCTTGCTCGAGTAGGACGAATTCCGCCCTCACTGGATAAACTAATGCCGAAAGAAAAGTTCGCCAGCGAAATCTTCGTCCGGTGAACCCTAATGTTTTTATGCTGCAATGCGAAAGGAATTCACTGACTTGTGCACCCCGATGTCAAACCAATGCCGGATCAACGGGTTCAGTATTATCCGCGCCGATCGGGGGCTGGCGCCGCCCGGATGGCGTTAATGGTTCCGGATAAACAACTTGTGAGTTTGATGGGCTCTTGCGGGATGCCTCAACGGAAAGTCGGTTTCAACCCATGCCACGGTATTTTTTCAACACGCGGATCGGCGACGAATTGATCCCTGATCCCGAAGGTGAGGAACTGCGCAATCCCGATCGCGCCTGGGAAGTCGCGCGCGCCATGATCCGGGAGTTGCTGAAGACCGAAGATACCCAAGGCGGTCTCTTCAATGCGATCCTCGAAGTGACCGACGACGACGGCGAGATCGTGCTGGAGTTTCCCTTTGCCGAGGCGATTCTCGACATGCCGGATGAACCGGTCACGAAGCACTAGCCGATCATTCCAGTTGCGCCGTGCATGATCAAAATCGCGCGACGCCGATGGTTTGTCTCCGGCGGCGTCTCTAGTTTGTCATGGCGCTTTGCGAAAAATGTTTCGATTGCGCTGGGGCAGAAAAATATCGGAGAGTGGCAATCAGGAATGCCACCCGCGCCGGTATCGCTCGCCCGCGCTGGAATCAACGGCTTCCGCAAAGGGAGAACATTCATATGATGATCCACTCGCGCGCACCGCGCAGCCTTGTGCTGGCCGGTGCTCTTATTGGTACGTTTACGCTGGCCGCCGCCGCGCAGCAGCCGGCGACGCCATCGACCGACTCTCCGCCTGCCGCGGCGCCAGCACCGGCCGCCGCACCTGCCTCAACTGCGGCTCCAGCCGCCGCGCCGTCGCTTCCGCCGGGCTCACCCTTGATCGGCCGGCCGGATAGCGAAGCCGCGGCAAAGCTTGCGCCCGTGGCCGGGCCTCCGCTCGCCACCGCCGCTGACAAATTACCGATTGCAAAACTCAAGGTGCCGCCCGGCTTCAATATCGAGGTCTATGCTGCCGGCATGGCAAATGCGCGTTCGCTGGCCCAGAGCGACAAGGGCACCGTGTTTGTCGGCAGCCGCCTGGTCGACAAGGTCTATGCCATCGTCAACAAGGACGGCAAACGCTCGGTCAAGGTCATCGCCTCCGGCCTGTATCGGCCCAATGGCGTTGCGTTCCACGACGGTACGCTCTTCATTGCCGAGCTCTCGAAGATCGACAAGATCGACAAGATCGAAGACGTCATCGACAACCCGCCGAAGCCGACCACCATCTACGACAAGCTGCCGAAGGACGAAGCCCACGGCTGGAAGTTCATCGCGGTCGGACCCGACAACAAGCTCTATGTTCCGGTCGGACAGCCCGGCAACAACGTCCTGCACGACGATGCACACGGCCAGATTCGCCGCATGAATCTCGATGGCAGCGGCGCGGAGGTGGTCGCGTACGGCGTTCGCAACAGCGTCGGCTTCGACTGGAATCCCGAAACCAAGCAGATGTACTTCACCGACAATGGTCGCGACTGGATGTCGGAGGACGTTCCGCAGGACGAACTCAATCGCGTGACCAAGGTCGGCGAGGATTTCGGCGCGCCGTACTGCTATCAGGGCAATATTTCGGACCCCGAGTTCGGCTGGGGACATTCCTGTTCCGACTACACCCCGCCGGTCGGCCTGATGGGACCGCACGTCGCCTCGCTCGGCATGCGGTTCTATACCGGCAACATGTTCCCGAAGAGCTACAAGGACGCCATCATCGTGGCGCGGCACGGATCGTGGAACCGATCCAAGAAAGCCGGCGGTGACGTTGCGGTCGTCAAGCTGAACAAGGACGGCACGGTCAAGTCCGTGGAGCCCTTCATCACCGGCTTCCTGGAAGACAACAAATATCTCGGCCGGCCGGTCGACGTAATGCAAATGAAAGATGGTTCGTTGCTGGTCTCCGACGACTGGAACGGCGCCGTCTATCGCGTCAGCTACGGCAAGCCGAAGGTTGCTTCGAAATAAAATCGGGAAAGCCGGAGGCTGCGCGCTGCCTCCGGCTTTTTTCACGTCTGTTCCCTAAACTTCGAGATTGCCGGGATTGCCGATGCGTAAAATGTTTGCCTTCCTGGCGCTGGTTTTTGCCGTAACCCCATTGAGAGCCGAAACCATCGAGGAGCGTGCTGCGACCTGCTTTGCCTGCCATGGCGAGCATGGGCAGTCCCAGACCGAAAACATTCCCTCGCTCGGCGGGCAGCAGGCGCCTTACGCGCTGATCCAGCTCTTTATGTTCCGCGAAAAGCTGCGCGTGTTTGAGCCGATGAACGACATGACCAAATCGTTCAGCGACGACGACCTGCGAACCTTTTCCGATTTCATCGCGACATTGCCGAAGCCGGCGCCACCGGCCGACGCCGGCGATCCGGCGCGGATGGCGCGCGCGGCGGCGCTGGTTCAGCAGAACCACTGCAATTCCTGCCACAGGCCGGATTTCTCGGGTGGCGATAATGTCCCGCACATCGCCAATCAGCGCGAGGACTATCTCGCCAAGACCATGCGGGAATATAAGGACAACAGCCGCCACGGCTATGACGGCACCATGGCTGAAGTGCTGCAGCCGGTGACGGTCGAGCAGATCGCCGATCTCGCTTATTATATCGCCCGGGTGCGCTGAGCGGGATGAGTTCGGGTCGAAGGCGCTTCTCTCTCGCCCTGTTTACGGCCGACGCCTGATTCAACTGAAAGCCGTCATGTCCAGGGGGCCGTTGGCGCTCGCTTAGGGGCTGATTTCGTTTGGAATCGCGATGGCGCTGCGGTATGGGCGGCGCTACAACACCAGCGGTCAAACGGAGCTGTCCATGGAAGATCTCTGGCGTCTGCCGGCTGCTGATATCGCCGCCGCGGTAAGGTCGAAAAAGGTTTCGGCAAAACAGGTCGCATTTGCGGCGCTGTCGCGGCTTGACGCGGTCAACCCCAAAATCAACGCCGTTGTCGACCACCGGCCGGAATATGTCCTGGCGCAGGCCGGCGCCATCGATGCGGCGATCTCGCGGGGCGAGGCAGTGGGGCCGCTGGCCGGCGTGCCGGTGACGGTCAAGGTCAATATCGATCAGCAGGGCTTCGCCACCACCAACGGCCTCAAACTGCAACGCGACACCATCGCGCGCAGCAACAGTCCTGTGGTCGACAATCTGCGACAAGCCGGCGCCGTCATTCTCGGACGCACCAACTGTCCGGCCTTTTCCTATCGCTGGTTCACCACCAATTTGATCCATGGCGATACCAAAAATCCGCGCGATCCCGGCATCACGCCCGGAGGCTCCTCTGGAGGGGCCGGCGCGGCAGTGGCCGCGGGCATCGGCCATATCGCGCACGGCACCGACATCGCAGGCTCGATCCGCTATCCGGCTTACGCCTGCGGCATTCACGGCCTGCGGCCGACGGTCGGCCGTATCGCGGCCTTTAACGCGGCGCTGCCCGAACGCCCCATCGGCCCGCAGATCAGCGCGGTATCGGGCCCGCTTGCGCGCACCATCGGCGATCTCCGGATTGCGCTGGCCGCGATGTCCGGCCCGGATATGCGTGATCCCTGGTGGGTGCCGGCGCCGCTTGAAGGACCTGCGATGCCGAAGCGGGCAGCGCTTTGTTTTAATCCGGACGGTCTTGAGACCGTTGCGGAAGTGAGGGTGGCCGTCGCTGATGCCGCCAAGCGGCTGGAGCGCGACGGATGGACCGTCGAGGAAATCGACACCACGCCACCGCTGCGTGAGCCAGCGGAGCTACAGACCAAACTGTGGCTCGGCGACGGCTTTGAAGCGCAGTTGGAGACCGCCGAACGTGAAGGCGATCCCGGTGCGCTGGCCTGCCTGCGCGGCAACAGGTCCAAGGTCTTTCCGTTTGATGGGGCGGCGCTCTCCAAAGCCCTGACGCGGCGGGCGACGCTGACGCGGGAATGGCTGCAGTTCTTCGAAAAATATGCGGTGCTGCTGATGCCGGTTTCCGGCGAACTGCCGTTTCCCGACCAGCTCGATCGGAAGGACGATGCTTCCTTTGCCCGGGTATGGCGCGCACAGCTATCGCAAATTGCTATTCCCTTCATGGGGCTGCCTGCGCTAACCGTCTCCACCGGACTGGTGGGGCGCGTTCCCGTCGGCGTCCAGCTGGTTTCCGGCCGCTACCGCGAGGATCTGTGCCTGCTTGCGGGCGAGGCAATCGAGGCTGGCGGAACGCCGTCGGCGCCGATCGATCCCGTCAGCTGATCGCGCCCTGGATTCAGGTTGAGTGGACACGATGCCCAGCGTTTATGATTTTTCGGCAACATCGCTTGCCGGCGAGGAGATTCCGCTGAAGCGGTACGAAGGTCAGGTTCTGCTGATCGTCAACACCGCAAGCGCATGCGGCTTCACCCCGCAATACAAAGGCCTTCAGGAATTGCATCAGGCGCTCGCCCCGCGCGGCTTTTCAGTATTGGGATTTCCGTGCAATCAGTTCGGGCACCAGGAACCAGGCGATGCCAGGCAAATCGAGCAGTTCTGCACCAGCAACTATGCGGTGACTTTTCCGATGTTTGCCAAGATCGATGTCAACGGCGGCAGCGCGCATCCGCTGTATCAATATTTGAAGCACGAGCAATCCGGGTTGCTTGGCTCCTCGATCAAATGGAATTTCACTAAATTCCTGGTCGATCGTGCGGGCCAGGCGGTGGCGCGGCATGCGCCGACGGCAAAACCGGAAGGGCTTACCAAGGAAATCGAGGCACTATTGTGAACGAGAAAAACGAATCGATGAGCGATCAACTGCCCGACCGGCTTTCGACCGATCCGAAAAGCCCTTACTACAATGCCGACGTGCTGGCACGCGATGTCGGCATTCGCTTCAAGGGCGTCGAGAAGACCAACGTCGAGGAATATTGCGTCAGCGAGGGCTGGGTCCGCGTGACGGCGGGCAACGCCAGGGATCGTTACGGCAACCCGCTGACCCTCAAGGTCCACGGTCCCGTCGAGCCGTATTTTCGCGATAAGACCGAGCCGTGAACTGATCATTCGTCATTGCGAGGAGCGGTAGCGACGAAGCAATCCAGTGTTGCAATTGAGGCTCTGGATTGCTTCGCTCCGCTCGCAATGACGGCATAAGCAATCTCCTAGCAGATCTGAAAGCCAACCGCATGTCCGTTCGTATTGTCGACGTTCGCGAGATCACAAAGCCGATCTCGTCGCCCATCCGCAACGCCTATATCGATTTCACCAAAATGACGACGAGCCTCGTCGCTGTCGTCACCGATGTCGTGCGCGACGGCAAGACGGTGGTCGGTTACGGCTTCAACTCGAATGGCCGTTACGGGCAGGGCGGATTGATTCGCGAGCGCTTCGCGCCGCGGCTGAAGGAAGCCGATCCAAAATCATTACTGGACAAGACCGGCGACAATCTCGACCCGGACAAGGTCTGGGCTACGATGATGTCGAATGAAAAGCCGGGCGGACATGGTGAGCGCTCGGTCGCGGTCGGCACCATCGACATGGCGGTATGGGATGCGGTGGCGAAGATCGCGGGCAAGCCGCTGTTTCGATTGCTCGCCGAACGTCACGGACGAACCGCCGACCCGCGCGTCTTCGTTTATGCCGCCGGCGGCTATTATTATCCCGGCAAGGATCTCTCGGCACTGCGCGGCGAAATGCGCGGCTATCTGGATCGCGGCTACAACGTCGTGAAGATGAAGATCGGCGGCGCGCCGATCACGGAAGACCGCGAGCGCATCGAAGCGGTGCTGAAGGAAATCGGCGGCCAGGCGCAGCTCGCCGTCGATGCCAACGGCCGGTTCGATCTCGAGACGGCCGTGGCTTACGCCAAGATGCTGCGCGATTATCCGTTGTTCTGGTATGAGGAAGCCGGCGATCCCCTGGATTTCCAGCTCCAGGCTGCGCTGGCCGAGTTCTATCCGCGCCCGATGGCGACCGGCGAAAACCTGTTCAGCCACCAGGATGCGCGGAACCTCATTCGTTATGGCGGGATGCGGCCGGATCGCGACTGGCTGCAGTTCGATTGCGCGCTGTCTTACGGCCTCTGCGAATATCAGCGCACGCTTGCGGTACTGCATTCCGCGGGCTGGTCGGCCAGCCGATGCATTCCGCATGGCGGGCACCAGATGTCGCTGAACATTGCCGCTGGCCTGGGGCTAGGCGGTAACGAGAGTTATCCTGACCTGTTCCAACCCTATGGCGGTTTTCCCGACGGCGTTCGCGTCGAGAACGGCACCATCACGATGCCGGATCTGCCGGGCATCGGCTTTGAGGGGAAATCCGATCTCTACGCGGAGATGAAAGCGTTGGCGTCGTGAGGCGCTCCTGAAAAGGAATCCGGCGCGATCAGGCAAACCGCGGATATCCGGTTCAGCTCTGATACTCCGCGGCTACTGAAGGTTGGTATCCACAGGCACGAAGAACACAAACACGTGGCCTTCGTATTCCTTGCGGGCGAGTTCGGTGGTCAGCGCAATTTGTATCTCGGCGGATTCGGTGGCGTTGGCGCGCCGAATCCTGAGTTCAGTCGTGCCGTCCCAGATCGGATGGCCGCAGGATCGATAGGAAGCGAGTTCCTCGACAAACCAGTCCTGCGAACAAAGGTCTCGGGCTTCCTCCATGCTCGCGGCACGAAAAGCCAGCACCGCGCGTCCGCCCGTCTCCAGGACGAATCCCTTCTCTTTAATGTTCTGTCGCCTGCTCATCCGGCGGCCTTCGTCCGATCGAGTCCGGAACGAACTCCTGGCAGGTTGAACTCCACAACTTCTAATTTATTCCGACGATGCCTCGGATTAATTCGTGGCCTTGCGCGCCACGGCGTTGGTCCGTCAATTTTGTTCGCCGGAGTAGCCCCGAACTTAGCTTCGTGTGCACTCGGAGCGAGTACGATGATGTCGCACTTTTTTAGAATTCTTCGAAGCAGGCGCGTTTGTCTTCGACTTCGAAAAATTGACGCGAGCGAAAAGTAATTGTGCCGCAGTCGTTTCTTCGATTTAAAAAAACTAGATTGTTTCTAAATCGTACTGCGCGAGAAAGTCATTTTGACGCACCCCTCTCTGATGCTCTGGACGCACTCGTTATCGTTAGCCATGAACCACTTGCCGCGAAAAAGCACGACAAGCTGTGGGGGCTGCTAACGTGACAAGCAAGTTCAAGGTCGAACATCGAGCCCGTCTCGCATCCAGAGCGCCGCTGCTGTCGGTAGGTTACGCCGCACTCGGAATGTTGATGGGAGCCCAGGAGGCGCCAGCGCAGTCGGCGCAGCGTGACACCGATGGATCTTCGCTTCCGCCGGTGACCGTTACCGCTCCCGACGACAGGCGTCGCGCCAATAGCGCCCCTGTCAAGCGGGCCGACAGCGCGCGTAAACGGCGCGCGCAAACCGCGCGGCGACCAGAGCCGGCGCCGGCGCCGAAGGTTTTCGCAGTGTCGCAGGACGCGCGCACCGGTACGGTCGGCATTTACGCAAACAGCACGTCGGTCGCGACCAAAACCAACACGCCGCTGGTCAACATTCCGCAGTCGCTCAGTGTCATCACCAAGGACTTCATCAGGGACCAGAGTTTTCAGGGTCTCACCGACGTCACCCGCTATGTCCCCGGTGTCGCCGTGCATCAGGGCGAAGGCAATCGTGACGAGCTGGTCATTCGCGGTGTGGACTCCAGCGCGAACTTCTTCGTCAACGGCTTCCGTGATGACGTTCAGTACTTTCGCGATCTCTATAATGCGCAAAGCGTCGAAGTCCTGAAGGGGCCGAGCGCGCTGACCTTCGGTCGTGGCGCCGGTGGCGGCCTGCTCAACCGAACGCTCAAGGAGGCCGATGGCACCCGCGTGTATGACGCCTCAGCGCAAACCGGCTCCTTTGGCGACCGGCGTTTCACGCTCGATGCTGGGCAGGCGGTCAATGAAAATGTGGCCGTGCGCCTCAACGCGTTCTACGAAGGCACCGATACGTTCCGGGATTTCGGCCAGATCGAGCGCTACGGCATTAATCCAACTATCACGCTGAAGCCGGACGACAATACCAAGATCAGGCTCAGCTACGAGTATTTCCACGACGAGCGCACGTCCGATCGCGGCAACCCGTCGCAAGCTGTCAACGCAACGGCGCCGTCATCGACTCGCTTCAATCCGGCCACCCCGTTTGCACCGAACGGGGATCTTACGACTTTCTTCGGCAGCCCGACCTACAATGTCGCAAGCGCTAACGTGCAGACCACGATGGCTATCGTCGAGCACGATTTCGAAAACGGATTGACGGTCAGGAACGGGACGATCTATGCCGACTACAAGAAATTTTACCAGAACGTTTATCCGGCCAACGGCTCCTTGGGAGGAGCGGTAAATCCCGCCGATACATCGTTAAACCTCGGGGCGTACCAGCACTGGACCAACCGCGATAACGCCTTCAACCAGACCGATTTCGTTTACAAAACCAACACCGGTCCCGCACTTCACACGATTGCATTCGGCACGGAATTCGGCCAGCAGAGCGGTGTCGATATCCGCAACACCGGATTTTTCCCGACCGCGGCCGGTGGTATCTCCAATACGATTATAGCGAACCCGTTTGCGCCGACCTATTTTGGACCCGTCACCTTCATCCATCAGTATCCGGGGGCCTTCTCGCCCGGTGTCAGCGCTGCCGATTCAAACAGCAAATATCGCCTCTTCGTGGATTCGGCCTATGCTCGCGACACGATCGAAATCACCCGCTGGCTGCAGTTGATCGGCGGCGCCCGCTTCGATCGCTTCGACATGTCGGCGCTGGACATGAATACGAACATACAGCGAGCCAGGATCGACGATGAGGTCTCCCCGCAAGCCGCGGTGATCCTAAAGCCGGTGGAAACTGTGTCGCTCTATACCGCCTACAGCGTTTCATATCTGCCGGCTTCCGGCGATCAATTCAGTACGTTAAGTCCCGGCACCTTGATTTTGCAACCACAAGAATTCGAAAACACAGAAGTTGGCGCGAAGTGGAATATCAATCCGAAGCTGTTGTTCTCGGCCGCCGTCTACAATCTGAACCGCACCAATCAGCCGATCGCCGACGGCAACAATCCAGGATTCTTCTTCGCGTCCGGTAGCACCTTGACCAGGGGATTCGAGGCGAGTCTCGTTGGCTATGCCACGAACGATTGGCAGTCGTCACTCGCCTATGCCTACACAGACGCGCGTATCACCAGCGCGACATCGACGACTGTCGTCCCCGGAAATCGCGTTCAGCTCGTCCCCTACAACCAATTCGCGTGGTGGAACAAATATCAGATTAACCCGATGTGGGGCGCTGCTCTTGGCATCATCTACTTCGGCGACTCCTTTGCGTCGTCCGACGACACCGTCAGACTGCCGGGCTTCGTCCGCTTTGACACCGCAGTCTACCTGAAGATCAACGAGAACTGGCGCGCGCAATTCAACGTCGAGAATATCTTCAACACCGGCTACTGGGCGTCGGCGGACGGCAACAATAACATCTCGCCGGGGCAAACGCGTACCTTCCGCGTGTCGGCAAGGGCCACGTTCTGAGTGGTGACTTTGTGGGGAGGCATTTGCCTCCCGCCGTGTGCTAGTCAAACGCCGGAAAGCTACGACAGCCGCATATCCAGCAAGCGCCGGCCTTCGCTCTTGAGCAGTTTCTTCACCGCGTTTGAGGCGGCGATTTCGTCCTGGTTGACATAGGCTTCGTGGTTCTTCTCGATATCCTCGAGACGATAGAGATAATTGACCATGACGCCGGCGGATTCGCGCAGCCCCTTGGGCGAGAGATCGCCGAGCCAGTCGATCCGTTCCAGCCGAGCTCCGTTGCCGAGATGGAAACGCGCCACCGAATCGATCAGCCGCCCCTTCGACGAGCGCGCTTTCAGGAAATAATAGGCCGCGAGCGGCTCAACCACGGTACGCAGCTGCGCCGCGAGCTCCGCGTTCTCGAACCAGTCCGGCTTGTCGAGCTGATCGAGCAGCGCCCGGCCTTCATCGGATACCGGAACATCGCTCTGTTTGAGCCATTGCATGAAGCCGGGCACCGGCGACAACGTCACGAAATTCTCCAGCTTTGGCAATTCGCGCTGCAGTTCCTCGACCACCTGCTTGATCAGGAAGCTGCCGAAGGAAATGCCGCCGAGGCCGCGCTGCGTGTTCGAAATCGAATAGAACACGGCGGTGCGTGCGCGCTCGATAGCCACCGGCCGGCGGTCTTCGGCGAGCAGCGGCGCGATCGCGCCGGGAATGGCCTCTGTCAGCGCCACCTCGACGAAAATCAGGGGTTCATCGATCAGAGCAGGGTGAAAAAAGGCGTAGCAGCGCCGGTCGACCGGATCGATGCGGCGGCGCAAATCGTCCCAGTCACGGATTTCATGCACCGCTTCATAGCGAATGATCTTTTCGAGGATGTTGGCGGGGCTCGACCAGTCTATCCTGCGCAGCACGAGAAATCCTCTGTTGAACCATGAAGACAGCAGATGCACGATGTCGCGGTCGAGCACTGCGAGGTCCTTGTTAGCTTTCATGGCACGAAGCAAATCCGCGCGCATCGCCACCAGTTCGCTGGTGCCGCTCGGTGCCCGGTTCAGCCGGCGGATCAGTTCCTGCCGGCGCGGCTCGGACGCGAAATGCAGATCGCTGGCATCGTCGTCGCTTGGCTGCGCGCGCCAGGTCTCGATCGCATGAGAGAGCTTTTCCCGGTCAGGGCCGTAATCGCGCGTCAGCGTTTCGAAGAAAGCAAGCCGGCCTGCTTCATCGAGGTGATGGTAGCGGTCGAGCACCTCGCGGGCCATCGCGGTACCCGAGGCCTCGCCCCGGCCGGACAGCAGCGCCTGGCACAATTCGAGCAGCTCGGAGGCGTCCTGTTTCGTTTCGGTCGATCCGCCGCGGCGAAGCAGCGTGCGGCCGCGCTCGGAAATCGTGGAGAGGAGATCGGAGAAAAAGGCGTTGGCCATGTGCTCGATAAAGTCAGGGGTGAGTCGAATCCAAACCGGACGGAATTGTCTACACGAGATTTATGGTAATGATGGTCACAATCAAGCGGGCTGACAATACGGCAATTTGCCATGTCCGCGAAGGCCGCAATTTGTCCTGGCCGGGCTTAACGCGGGTCGAACCCGTCCGCGTGTGACGAACTTTCTCATTCCTTTCCCGCAAACTCGGTCGGCGTCTTGCCGGTGACCTGCCGGAACGCGTGCGAAAACGCCGGCACGCTGGCATAGCCGAGATCGGAAGCGAGTTGCTTGACCGAGACATTGGCCTCCATCGACAGCTTTTCGATCGCGGCCGCGATGCGCGCGCGCTGGCACCAGCTCTTGAAGCTTAACTGCGTCTCGGAGGCGAACAGCCGCGATAGCGTTCGCGCAGAGGTCCCGACCGCGCGCGCCAGCGTCTCGATCTCGTGCGAACCGGTGGGGTCGCCGAGCACGATGTCGGCGGCGCGCCGGCAGCGAGGCTCATGCGGCAAGGGAATGAAGGTCGCGGAATCTTCCGCCTCGTGCAGTTCGAGCAGCGCCAGCCGGACCAGAACCTCGGTGCGTTCGGCGTCGTTACGGCCGTCGAACAGCGCGAGAATCGTCTCATGCAGCAGCCGCGACACCCGCACCACATATTCAGCGTCGAAATCCTGGCTGCGATCTTGCCGGGCGAGCCAGGCCAGATCGAAATACAGCGTGCGCATCTCGATGTCGGCCAGCACGTCGATCGAATGTTCGAGCAAAGCGGGCACCCAAACGGCACGGTCCGGCGGTACCAGCCAGCGTCCCTTGGGCGTGGTGACCTGCATCGTGCCCTCGGCGGCATAGACCAGCTGCGCCTGGCGGTGCAGGTGGGTGTCGAGCCGAACGCCCTTGCGGTAGCGGTTGGCAATCATGTAGACGCCGTCGCCGGTTGAAATACGGCGTCCGATGATCGCGCTAATTGGCTTTTCGGCGACAGTCA is part of the Bradyrhizobium canariense genome and encodes:
- a CDS encoding AraC family transcriptional regulator, translated to MTVAEKPISAIIGRRISTGDGVYMIANRYRKGVRLDTHLHRQAQLVYAAEGTMQVTTPKGRWLVPPDRAVWVPALLEHSIDVLADIEMRTLYFDLAWLARQDRSQDFDAEYVVRVSRLLHETILALFDGRNDAERTEVLVRLALLELHEAEDSATFIPLPHEPRCRRAADIVLGDPTGSHEIETLARAVGTSARTLSRLFASETQLSFKSWCQRARIAAAIEKLSMEANVSVKQLASDLGYASVPAFSHAFRQVTGKTPTEFAGKE